A single region of the Brassica rapa cultivar Chiifu-401-42 chromosome A03, CAAS_Brap_v3.01, whole genome shotgun sequence genome encodes:
- the LOC117132527 gene encoding uncharacterized protein LOC117132527 isoform X2, translating into MDHSDESLPPLPLPPRMFALGEEPEGVRVTPYHKPTSIRKILNALGPDEVRRIKETPFGKLVKIADKPPYSGRFGRFLISRQLKVGKKNEVWFIFSGKPVRFSIREFALVTGLNCRNFPPRTKKKSSKNLIEKPYWGELFGSMREVPVSYVISMLKKKTVADTETRIKYALLALLSAVILPTSHNPKILEQHAEKIKDIDQFLAYPWGRVSFEMLISSIKERDEVSLSQKTIALKGFVLSIQLVLIEATPSLTRVVQSGSSSGSERDCEDDDDFVDDDTERKKCINPVRVRDIDSASKTHVVSIISDGVELDNVEEETHIPGDEEDILVANLEKCIHDGFSFRKSHFLGGATLADVIQMGEEAAKENNTRKKNKRSVNANSADAADPDYVVSILKSSLSADLCRMEEEIKNLGQMFTKSQSQMRSYIQDMFDTFQRNISNMILTPSSGRHADPPHAHQAETTFSREKTTTEPNPGAPPNVPVATASHKRNKSTGRPGHFDPCGSIQDAIHFADHVAPLSRDVNMGDASLNEEGSPEKCNDGNNDLNPREEQVHPAYSSADGEAREVEEEDPEDAVDMINSPPLTQPAPLDLTEHANITTAGTGGSHAESAKVTSSTSSDSNPPTPNVIPQPSSCLDNAQSNLAFPKPTFSLGLTQEERYLSKTDLVDADESLEEGASISLNDDQEPFPANRKSKRQKVVPRSLVGDYQCDKRFLTRAWEAHVNAIHRGPVIDYAAKAGALAEKLQKEFVIDVSGQSLDSSDLSAILARSSHLTAKVFLQSLSFLSDHWVSCHLFVHWTFYFQVMDVLIHHTRSLIEALSEERQPSSVVLLDTRYFMFRPT; encoded by the exons ATGGATCACAGCGATGAATCTCTTCCTCCACTACCACTTCCTCCCCGAATGTTTGCGTTAGGGGAAGAACCCGAGGGAGTTAGGGTTACACCTTACCACAAACCCACATCCATTCGAAAAATCCTCAACGCACTCGGCCCTGATGAAGTCCGGAGGATTAAGGAGACCCCGTTTGGAAAGCTTGTCAAAATCGCAGATAAACCCCCATACTCCGGTCGGTTTGGCCGTTTTCTTATATCAAGACAGTTGAAAGTGGGCAAGAAGAACGAAGTCTGGTTTATATTTTCTGGCAAACCCGTAAGATTCTCAATTAGAGAATTTGCTCTAGTCACAGGGCTCAATTGTCGAAACTTCCCGCCGCGTACAAAGAAAAAGAGCTCGAAGAACCTAATAGAGAAGCCTTATTGGGGAGAGCTATTTGGCTCTATGAGGGAAGTCCCTGTCAGTTATGTCATTAGCATGCTAAAGAAGAAGACGGTTGCTGATACAGAAACGAGGATCAAGTATGCCCTGCTTGCTTTGTTGTCAGCCGTCATTCTACCGACATCGCATAATCCTAAAATTTTGGAACAACACGCGGAGAAGATAAAAGATATCGATCAGTTTCTTGCTTACCCGTGGGGCCGTGTTTCATTTGAAATGCTCATTAGTAGTATAAAAGAGAGGGATGAAGTCTCACTCTCACAGAAAACAATTGCACTTAAAGGGTTTGTTCTATCGATACAACTTGTTCTAATAGAAGCAACTCCTTCACTTACACGAGTCGTGCAAAGTGGGAGTTCCTCCGGTTCCGAACGTGATTGTGAAGACGACGATGACTTTGTGGACGATGATACCGAGAGAAAGAAATGTATCAATCCGGTGCGTGTACGTGATATTGATTCAGCTTCGAAG ACGCATGTTGTTTCCATTATTTCTGATGGCGTGGAACTCGACAATGTCGAGGAAGAAACCCACATTCCTGGAGATGAGGAGGATATACTTGTGGCAAACTTGGAGAAGTGTATTCACGATGGTTTCTCATTCCGGAAGTCCCATTTTCTCGGTGGTGCGACCCTTGCTGATGTCATCCAAATGGGCGAAGAAGCCGCAAAAGAAAACAACACCCGTAAAAAGAACAAGCGGAGTGTGAATGCTAATAGTGCCGACGCTGCTGACCCTGATTATGTTGTCTCCATATTGAAAAGTAGTCTATCTGCGGACCTGTGTCGTATGGAGGAAGAAATTAAAAACCTTGGTCAGATGTTTACGAAATCGCAAAGTCAAATGCGGTCTTACATACAAGACATGTTTGACACATTTCAGAGGAACATTAGTAATATGATTCTTACCCCGTCCTCTGGGAGACACGCTGATCCTCCGCATGCCCATCAAGCAGAGACCACTTTCAGCAGAGAGAAGACAACCACGGAGCCCAACCCCGGCGCACCACCTAATGTTCCCGTAGCAACTGCGTCGCACAAAAGGAACAAGTCAACGGGACGGCCCGGTCATTTTGATCCATGTGGCAGCATACAGGACGCTATTCATTTTGCAGACCACGTGGCCCCACTGTCCAGAGAT GTTAATATGGGCGATGCCTCTCTAAATGAGGAAGGTAGCCCCGAAAAATGCAATGATGGTAATAACGATCTTAATCCTAGAGAGGAGCAG GTCCATCCCGCTTATTCATCTGCTGACGGAGAAGCTCGGGAGGTTGAGGAAGAGGATCCTGAAGATGCGGTGGACATGATCAACAGTCCACCCTTGACACAACCTGCACCATTGGATTTGACG GAACATGCTAACATTACCACAGCGGGGACGGGTGGAAGTCATGCAGAAAGTGCCAAAGTAACGTCATCTACTTCTTCCGACAGCAACCCACCAACTCCCAATGTCATCCCTCAACCGAGTTCCTGTTTG GATAATGCACAGTCTAATTTGGCCTTCCCAAAGCCTACATTCTCGCTAGGACTAACGCAAGAAGAACGTTACCTTAGTAAAACAGATCTGGTGGACGCTGATGAATCATTGGAAGAGGGTGCATCCATTTCTCTCAATGACGACCAAGAACCGTTTCCAGCAAACAGGAAAAGCAAGAGACAGAAAGTTGTGCCCCGTAGCCTCGTCGGAGACTATCAGTGCGATAAACGATTCCTCACCCGAGCTTGGGAGGCCCATGTTAACGCTATACATCGTGGCCCGGTAATTGACTATGCGGCTAAAGCTGGTGCTCTGGCCGAAAAGCTCCAAAAAGAATT TGTCATCGACGTTAGTGGACAAAGTTTAGACAGCAGTGACCTGTCTGCAATTCTTGCGAGATCTTCTCACTTAACTGCCAAGGTATTTTTACAGTCTCTGTCGTTTTTAAGTGACCACTGGGTTTCATGTCACCTCTTTGTGCACTGGACCTTTTATTTTCAGGTGATGGATGTTCTCATCCATCATACTCGATCCTTGATAGAAGCACTATCCGAAGAGCGTCAACCCAGCAGCGTTGTTTTACTGGACACGAG ATATTTTATGTTCAGGCCCACATAA
- the LOC117132527 gene encoding uncharacterized protein LOC117132527 isoform X8, protein MDHSDESLPPLPLPPRMFALGEEPEGVRVTPYHKPTSIRKILNALGPDEVRRIKETPFGKLVKIADKPPYSGRFGRFLISRQLKVGKKNEVWFIFSGKPVRFSIREFALVTGLNCRNFPPRTKKKSSKNLIEKPYWGELFGSMREVPVSYVISMLKKKTVADTETRIKYALLALLSAVILPTSHNPKILEQHAEKIKDIDQFLAYPWGRVSFEMLISSIKERDEVSLSQKTIALKGFVLSIQLVLIEATPSLTRVVQSGSSSGSERDCEDDDDFVDDDTERKKCINPVRVRDIDSASKTHVVSIISDGVELDNVEEETHIPGDEEDILVANLEKCIHDGFSFRKSHFLGGATLADVIQMGEEAAKENNTRKKNKRSVNANSADAADPDYVVSILKSSLSADLCRMEEEIKNLGQMFTKSQSQMRSYIQDMFDTFQRNISNMILTPSSGRHADPPHAHQAETTFSREKTTTEPNPGAPPNVPVATASHKRNKSTGRPGHFDPCGSIQDAIHFADHVAPLSRDVNMGDASLNEEGSPEKCNDGNNDLNPREEQVHPAYSSADGEAREVEEEDPEDAVDMINSPPLTQPAPLDLTEHANITTAGTGGSHAESAKVTSSTSSDSNPPTPNVIPQPSSCLDNAQSNLAFPKPTFSLGLTQEERYLSKTDLVDADESLEEGASISLNDDQEPFPANRKSKRQKVVPRSLVGDYQCDKRFLTRAWEAHVNAIHRGPVIDYAAKAGALAEKLQKEFVIDVSGQSLDSSDLSAILARSSHLTAKVMDVLIHHTRSLIEALSEERQPSSVVLLDTRPT, encoded by the exons ATGGATCACAGCGATGAATCTCTTCCTCCACTACCACTTCCTCCCCGAATGTTTGCGTTAGGGGAAGAACCCGAGGGAGTTAGGGTTACACCTTACCACAAACCCACATCCATTCGAAAAATCCTCAACGCACTCGGCCCTGATGAAGTCCGGAGGATTAAGGAGACCCCGTTTGGAAAGCTTGTCAAAATCGCAGATAAACCCCCATACTCCGGTCGGTTTGGCCGTTTTCTTATATCAAGACAGTTGAAAGTGGGCAAGAAGAACGAAGTCTGGTTTATATTTTCTGGCAAACCCGTAAGATTCTCAATTAGAGAATTTGCTCTAGTCACAGGGCTCAATTGTCGAAACTTCCCGCCGCGTACAAAGAAAAAGAGCTCGAAGAACCTAATAGAGAAGCCTTATTGGGGAGAGCTATTTGGCTCTATGAGGGAAGTCCCTGTCAGTTATGTCATTAGCATGCTAAAGAAGAAGACGGTTGCTGATACAGAAACGAGGATCAAGTATGCCCTGCTTGCTTTGTTGTCAGCCGTCATTCTACCGACATCGCATAATCCTAAAATTTTGGAACAACACGCGGAGAAGATAAAAGATATCGATCAGTTTCTTGCTTACCCGTGGGGCCGTGTTTCATTTGAAATGCTCATTAGTAGTATAAAAGAGAGGGATGAAGTCTCACTCTCACAGAAAACAATTGCACTTAAAGGGTTTGTTCTATCGATACAACTTGTTCTAATAGAAGCAACTCCTTCACTTACACGAGTCGTGCAAAGTGGGAGTTCCTCCGGTTCCGAACGTGATTGTGAAGACGACGATGACTTTGTGGACGATGATACCGAGAGAAAGAAATGTATCAATCCGGTGCGTGTACGTGATATTGATTCAGCTTCGAAG ACGCATGTTGTTTCCATTATTTCTGATGGCGTGGAACTCGACAATGTCGAGGAAGAAACCCACATTCCTGGAGATGAGGAGGATATACTTGTGGCAAACTTGGAGAAGTGTATTCACGATGGTTTCTCATTCCGGAAGTCCCATTTTCTCGGTGGTGCGACCCTTGCTGATGTCATCCAAATGGGCGAAGAAGCCGCAAAAGAAAACAACACCCGTAAAAAGAACAAGCGGAGTGTGAATGCTAATAGTGCCGACGCTGCTGACCCTGATTATGTTGTCTCCATATTGAAAAGTAGTCTATCTGCGGACCTGTGTCGTATGGAGGAAGAAATTAAAAACCTTGGTCAGATGTTTACGAAATCGCAAAGTCAAATGCGGTCTTACATACAAGACATGTTTGACACATTTCAGAGGAACATTAGTAATATGATTCTTACCCCGTCCTCTGGGAGACACGCTGATCCTCCGCATGCCCATCAAGCAGAGACCACTTTCAGCAGAGAGAAGACAACCACGGAGCCCAACCCCGGCGCACCACCTAATGTTCCCGTAGCAACTGCGTCGCACAAAAGGAACAAGTCAACGGGACGGCCCGGTCATTTTGATCCATGTGGCAGCATACAGGACGCTATTCATTTTGCAGACCACGTGGCCCCACTGTCCAGAGAT GTTAATATGGGCGATGCCTCTCTAAATGAGGAAGGTAGCCCCGAAAAATGCAATGATGGTAATAACGATCTTAATCCTAGAGAGGAGCAG GTCCATCCCGCTTATTCATCTGCTGACGGAGAAGCTCGGGAGGTTGAGGAAGAGGATCCTGAAGATGCGGTGGACATGATCAACAGTCCACCCTTGACACAACCTGCACCATTGGATTTGACG GAACATGCTAACATTACCACAGCGGGGACGGGTGGAAGTCATGCAGAAAGTGCCAAAGTAACGTCATCTACTTCTTCCGACAGCAACCCACCAACTCCCAATGTCATCCCTCAACCGAGTTCCTGTTTG GATAATGCACAGTCTAATTTGGCCTTCCCAAAGCCTACATTCTCGCTAGGACTAACGCAAGAAGAACGTTACCTTAGTAAAACAGATCTGGTGGACGCTGATGAATCATTGGAAGAGGGTGCATCCATTTCTCTCAATGACGACCAAGAACCGTTTCCAGCAAACAGGAAAAGCAAGAGACAGAAAGTTGTGCCCCGTAGCCTCGTCGGAGACTATCAGTGCGATAAACGATTCCTCACCCGAGCTTGGGAGGCCCATGTTAACGCTATACATCGTGGCCCGGTAATTGACTATGCGGCTAAAGCTGGTGCTCTGGCCGAAAAGCTCCAAAAAGAATT TGTCATCGACGTTAGTGGACAAAGTTTAGACAGCAGTGACCTGTCTGCAATTCTTGCGAGATCTTCTCACTTAACTGCCAAG GTGATGGATGTTCTCATCCATCATACTCGATCCTTGATAGAAGCACTATCCGAAGAGCGTCAACCCAGCAGCGTTGTTTTACTGGACACGAG GCCCACATAA
- the LOC117132527 gene encoding uncharacterized protein LOC117132527 isoform X1, which translates to MDHSDESLPPLPLPPRMFALGEEPEGVRVTPYHKPTSIRKILNALGPDEVRRIKETPFGKLVKIADKPPYSGRFGRFLISRQLKVGKKNEVWFIFSGKPVRFSIREFALVTGLNCRNFPPRTKKKSSKNLIEKPYWGELFGSMREVPVSYVISMLKKKTVADTETRIKYALLALLSAVILPTSHNPKILEQHAEKIKDIDQFLAYPWGRVSFEMLISSIKERDEVSLSQKTIALKGFVLSIQLVLIEATPSLTRVVQSGSSSGSERDCEDDDDFVDDDTERKKCINPVRVRDIDSASKTHVVSIISDGVELDNVEEETHIPGDEEDILVANLEKCIHDGFSFRKSHFLGGATLADVIQMGEEAAKENNTRKKNKRSVNANSADAADPDYVVSILKSSLSADLCRMEEEIKNLGQMFTKSQSQMRSYIQDMFDTFQRNISNMILTPSSGRHADPPHAHQAETTFSREKTTTEPNPGAPPNVPVATASHKRNKSTGRPGHFDPCGSIQDAIHFADHVAPLSRDVNMGDASLNEEGSPEKCNDGNNDLNPREEQVHPAYSSADGEAREVEEEDPEDAVDMINSPPLTQPAPLDLTEHANITTAGTGGSHAESAKVTSSTSSDSNPPTPNVIPQPSSCLDNAQSNLAFPKPTFSLGLTQEERYLSKTDLVDADESLEEGASISLNDDQEPFPANRKSKRQKVVPRSLVGDYQCDKRFLTRAWEAHVNAIHRGPVIDYAAKAGALAEKLQKEFVIDVSGQSLDSSDLSAILARSSHLTAKVFLQSLSFLSDHWVSCHLFVHWTFYFQVMDVLIHHTRSLIEALSEERQPSSVVLLDTRFVSLLSETFVKFSISK; encoded by the exons ATGGATCACAGCGATGAATCTCTTCCTCCACTACCACTTCCTCCCCGAATGTTTGCGTTAGGGGAAGAACCCGAGGGAGTTAGGGTTACACCTTACCACAAACCCACATCCATTCGAAAAATCCTCAACGCACTCGGCCCTGATGAAGTCCGGAGGATTAAGGAGACCCCGTTTGGAAAGCTTGTCAAAATCGCAGATAAACCCCCATACTCCGGTCGGTTTGGCCGTTTTCTTATATCAAGACAGTTGAAAGTGGGCAAGAAGAACGAAGTCTGGTTTATATTTTCTGGCAAACCCGTAAGATTCTCAATTAGAGAATTTGCTCTAGTCACAGGGCTCAATTGTCGAAACTTCCCGCCGCGTACAAAGAAAAAGAGCTCGAAGAACCTAATAGAGAAGCCTTATTGGGGAGAGCTATTTGGCTCTATGAGGGAAGTCCCTGTCAGTTATGTCATTAGCATGCTAAAGAAGAAGACGGTTGCTGATACAGAAACGAGGATCAAGTATGCCCTGCTTGCTTTGTTGTCAGCCGTCATTCTACCGACATCGCATAATCCTAAAATTTTGGAACAACACGCGGAGAAGATAAAAGATATCGATCAGTTTCTTGCTTACCCGTGGGGCCGTGTTTCATTTGAAATGCTCATTAGTAGTATAAAAGAGAGGGATGAAGTCTCACTCTCACAGAAAACAATTGCACTTAAAGGGTTTGTTCTATCGATACAACTTGTTCTAATAGAAGCAACTCCTTCACTTACACGAGTCGTGCAAAGTGGGAGTTCCTCCGGTTCCGAACGTGATTGTGAAGACGACGATGACTTTGTGGACGATGATACCGAGAGAAAGAAATGTATCAATCCGGTGCGTGTACGTGATATTGATTCAGCTTCGAAG ACGCATGTTGTTTCCATTATTTCTGATGGCGTGGAACTCGACAATGTCGAGGAAGAAACCCACATTCCTGGAGATGAGGAGGATATACTTGTGGCAAACTTGGAGAAGTGTATTCACGATGGTTTCTCATTCCGGAAGTCCCATTTTCTCGGTGGTGCGACCCTTGCTGATGTCATCCAAATGGGCGAAGAAGCCGCAAAAGAAAACAACACCCGTAAAAAGAACAAGCGGAGTGTGAATGCTAATAGTGCCGACGCTGCTGACCCTGATTATGTTGTCTCCATATTGAAAAGTAGTCTATCTGCGGACCTGTGTCGTATGGAGGAAGAAATTAAAAACCTTGGTCAGATGTTTACGAAATCGCAAAGTCAAATGCGGTCTTACATACAAGACATGTTTGACACATTTCAGAGGAACATTAGTAATATGATTCTTACCCCGTCCTCTGGGAGACACGCTGATCCTCCGCATGCCCATCAAGCAGAGACCACTTTCAGCAGAGAGAAGACAACCACGGAGCCCAACCCCGGCGCACCACCTAATGTTCCCGTAGCAACTGCGTCGCACAAAAGGAACAAGTCAACGGGACGGCCCGGTCATTTTGATCCATGTGGCAGCATACAGGACGCTATTCATTTTGCAGACCACGTGGCCCCACTGTCCAGAGAT GTTAATATGGGCGATGCCTCTCTAAATGAGGAAGGTAGCCCCGAAAAATGCAATGATGGTAATAACGATCTTAATCCTAGAGAGGAGCAG GTCCATCCCGCTTATTCATCTGCTGACGGAGAAGCTCGGGAGGTTGAGGAAGAGGATCCTGAAGATGCGGTGGACATGATCAACAGTCCACCCTTGACACAACCTGCACCATTGGATTTGACG GAACATGCTAACATTACCACAGCGGGGACGGGTGGAAGTCATGCAGAAAGTGCCAAAGTAACGTCATCTACTTCTTCCGACAGCAACCCACCAACTCCCAATGTCATCCCTCAACCGAGTTCCTGTTTG GATAATGCACAGTCTAATTTGGCCTTCCCAAAGCCTACATTCTCGCTAGGACTAACGCAAGAAGAACGTTACCTTAGTAAAACAGATCTGGTGGACGCTGATGAATCATTGGAAGAGGGTGCATCCATTTCTCTCAATGACGACCAAGAACCGTTTCCAGCAAACAGGAAAAGCAAGAGACAGAAAGTTGTGCCCCGTAGCCTCGTCGGAGACTATCAGTGCGATAAACGATTCCTCACCCGAGCTTGGGAGGCCCATGTTAACGCTATACATCGTGGCCCGGTAATTGACTATGCGGCTAAAGCTGGTGCTCTGGCCGAAAAGCTCCAAAAAGAATT TGTCATCGACGTTAGTGGACAAAGTTTAGACAGCAGTGACCTGTCTGCAATTCTTGCGAGATCTTCTCACTTAACTGCCAAGGTATTTTTACAGTCTCTGTCGTTTTTAAGTGACCACTGGGTTTCATGTCACCTCTTTGTGCACTGGACCTTTTATTTTCAGGTGATGGATGTTCTCATCCATCATACTCGATCCTTGATAGAAGCACTATCCGAAGAGCGTCAACCCAGCAGCGTTGTTTTACTGGACACGAGGTTTGTTTCCCTACTGTCAGAGACTTTCGTCAAGTTCTCCATTTCTAAATAA
- the LOC117132527 gene encoding uncharacterized protein LOC117132527 isoform X5 encodes MDHSDESLPPLPLPPRMFALGEEPEGVRVTPYHKPTSIRKILNALGPDEVRRIKETPFGKLVKIADKPPYSGRFGRFLISRQLKVGKKNEVWFIFSGKPVRFSIREFALVTGLNCRNFPPRTKKKSSKNLIEKPYWGELFGSMREVPVSYVISMLKKKTVADTETRIKYALLALLSAVILPTSHNPKILEQHAEKIKDIDQFLAYPWGRVSFEMLISSIKERDEVSLSQKTIALKGFVLSIQLVLIEATPSLTRVVQSGSSSGSERDCEDDDDFVDDDTERKKCINPVRVRDIDSASKTHVVSIISDGVELDNVEEETHIPGDEEDILVANLEKCIHDGFSFRKSHFLGGATLADVIQMGEEAAKENNTRKKNKRSVNANSADAADPDYVVSILKSSLSADLCRMEEEIKNLGQMFTKSQSQMRSYIQDMFDTFQRNISNMILTPSSGRHADPPHAHQAETTFSREKTTTEPNPGAPPNVPVATASHKRNKSTGRPGHFDPCGSIQDAIHFADHVAPLSRDVNMGDASLNEEGSPEKCNDGNNDLNPREEQVHPAYSSADGEAREVEEEDPEDAVDMINSPPLTQPAPLDLTEHANITTAGTGGSHAESAKVTSSTSSDSNPPTPNVIPQPSSCLDNAQSNLAFPKPTFSLGLTQEERYLSKTDLVDADESLEEGASISLNDDQEPFPANRKSKRQKVVPRSLVGDYQCDKRFLTRAWEAHVNAIHRGPVIDYAAKAGALAEKLQKEFVIDVSGQSLDSSDLSAILARSSHLTAKVMDVLIHHTRSLIEALSEERQPSSVVLLDTRFVSLLSETFVKFSISK; translated from the exons ATGGATCACAGCGATGAATCTCTTCCTCCACTACCACTTCCTCCCCGAATGTTTGCGTTAGGGGAAGAACCCGAGGGAGTTAGGGTTACACCTTACCACAAACCCACATCCATTCGAAAAATCCTCAACGCACTCGGCCCTGATGAAGTCCGGAGGATTAAGGAGACCCCGTTTGGAAAGCTTGTCAAAATCGCAGATAAACCCCCATACTCCGGTCGGTTTGGCCGTTTTCTTATATCAAGACAGTTGAAAGTGGGCAAGAAGAACGAAGTCTGGTTTATATTTTCTGGCAAACCCGTAAGATTCTCAATTAGAGAATTTGCTCTAGTCACAGGGCTCAATTGTCGAAACTTCCCGCCGCGTACAAAGAAAAAGAGCTCGAAGAACCTAATAGAGAAGCCTTATTGGGGAGAGCTATTTGGCTCTATGAGGGAAGTCCCTGTCAGTTATGTCATTAGCATGCTAAAGAAGAAGACGGTTGCTGATACAGAAACGAGGATCAAGTATGCCCTGCTTGCTTTGTTGTCAGCCGTCATTCTACCGACATCGCATAATCCTAAAATTTTGGAACAACACGCGGAGAAGATAAAAGATATCGATCAGTTTCTTGCTTACCCGTGGGGCCGTGTTTCATTTGAAATGCTCATTAGTAGTATAAAAGAGAGGGATGAAGTCTCACTCTCACAGAAAACAATTGCACTTAAAGGGTTTGTTCTATCGATACAACTTGTTCTAATAGAAGCAACTCCTTCACTTACACGAGTCGTGCAAAGTGGGAGTTCCTCCGGTTCCGAACGTGATTGTGAAGACGACGATGACTTTGTGGACGATGATACCGAGAGAAAGAAATGTATCAATCCGGTGCGTGTACGTGATATTGATTCAGCTTCGAAG ACGCATGTTGTTTCCATTATTTCTGATGGCGTGGAACTCGACAATGTCGAGGAAGAAACCCACATTCCTGGAGATGAGGAGGATATACTTGTGGCAAACTTGGAGAAGTGTATTCACGATGGTTTCTCATTCCGGAAGTCCCATTTTCTCGGTGGTGCGACCCTTGCTGATGTCATCCAAATGGGCGAAGAAGCCGCAAAAGAAAACAACACCCGTAAAAAGAACAAGCGGAGTGTGAATGCTAATAGTGCCGACGCTGCTGACCCTGATTATGTTGTCTCCATATTGAAAAGTAGTCTATCTGCGGACCTGTGTCGTATGGAGGAAGAAATTAAAAACCTTGGTCAGATGTTTACGAAATCGCAAAGTCAAATGCGGTCTTACATACAAGACATGTTTGACACATTTCAGAGGAACATTAGTAATATGATTCTTACCCCGTCCTCTGGGAGACACGCTGATCCTCCGCATGCCCATCAAGCAGAGACCACTTTCAGCAGAGAGAAGACAACCACGGAGCCCAACCCCGGCGCACCACCTAATGTTCCCGTAGCAACTGCGTCGCACAAAAGGAACAAGTCAACGGGACGGCCCGGTCATTTTGATCCATGTGGCAGCATACAGGACGCTATTCATTTTGCAGACCACGTGGCCCCACTGTCCAGAGAT GTTAATATGGGCGATGCCTCTCTAAATGAGGAAGGTAGCCCCGAAAAATGCAATGATGGTAATAACGATCTTAATCCTAGAGAGGAGCAG GTCCATCCCGCTTATTCATCTGCTGACGGAGAAGCTCGGGAGGTTGAGGAAGAGGATCCTGAAGATGCGGTGGACATGATCAACAGTCCACCCTTGACACAACCTGCACCATTGGATTTGACG GAACATGCTAACATTACCACAGCGGGGACGGGTGGAAGTCATGCAGAAAGTGCCAAAGTAACGTCATCTACTTCTTCCGACAGCAACCCACCAACTCCCAATGTCATCCCTCAACCGAGTTCCTGTTTG GATAATGCACAGTCTAATTTGGCCTTCCCAAAGCCTACATTCTCGCTAGGACTAACGCAAGAAGAACGTTACCTTAGTAAAACAGATCTGGTGGACGCTGATGAATCATTGGAAGAGGGTGCATCCATTTCTCTCAATGACGACCAAGAACCGTTTCCAGCAAACAGGAAAAGCAAGAGACAGAAAGTTGTGCCCCGTAGCCTCGTCGGAGACTATCAGTGCGATAAACGATTCCTCACCCGAGCTTGGGAGGCCCATGTTAACGCTATACATCGTGGCCCGGTAATTGACTATGCGGCTAAAGCTGGTGCTCTGGCCGAAAAGCTCCAAAAAGAATT TGTCATCGACGTTAGTGGACAAAGTTTAGACAGCAGTGACCTGTCTGCAATTCTTGCGAGATCTTCTCACTTAACTGCCAAG GTGATGGATGTTCTCATCCATCATACTCGATCCTTGATAGAAGCACTATCCGAAGAGCGTCAACCCAGCAGCGTTGTTTTACTGGACACGAGGTTTGTTTCCCTACTGTCAGAGACTTTCGTCAAGTTCTCCATTTCTAAATAA